In Actinomadura citrea, a single window of DNA contains:
- a CDS encoding sulfurtransferase encodes MHPLIEVPALDRLLRRQANVVLLDVRWHLAGPPGIESYRRGHLPGAVFVDLDRDVAGPPGPGGRHPLPVPAAFEAAMRRAGVSADSLVVVYDDADSTAAARVWWSLRYFGHDRVRVLDGGYRAWTEAGHAVSTAEPEAKPGDFVAAPGRLPVLDAEGAAELARAGVLLDARAAERYRGEQEPVDPVAGHIPGARNAPTSGNVGVDGRFLPPELLRERFAQLGATDALDVGAYCGSGVTGAHEILALHLAGIPAALYVGSWSNWVADPGNPIATGDG; translated from the coding sequence GTGCACCCTCTCATCGAAGTGCCCGCGCTGGACCGGCTGCTCCGACGGCAGGCGAACGTGGTCCTGCTGGACGTCCGATGGCATCTGGCCGGACCGCCGGGGATCGAGTCCTACCGCAGGGGGCACCTGCCCGGCGCCGTGTTCGTCGACCTCGACCGTGACGTGGCCGGGCCTCCCGGTCCCGGCGGCCGCCACCCCCTGCCGGTCCCGGCCGCCTTCGAGGCGGCGATGCGCCGCGCCGGGGTCTCGGCCGACAGCCTGGTCGTGGTCTACGACGACGCCGACTCCACGGCCGCCGCCCGGGTGTGGTGGTCGCTGCGCTACTTCGGGCACGACCGGGTCCGCGTCCTGGACGGCGGCTACCGCGCCTGGACGGAGGCCGGCCACGCGGTGAGCACCGCCGAACCCGAGGCCAAGCCGGGCGACTTCGTCGCCGCCCCCGGCCGCCTGCCCGTCCTGGACGCCGAGGGCGCCGCGGAGCTGGCCCGGGCGGGCGTGCTGCTGGACGCCCGCGCCGCCGAGCGCTACCGCGGCGAGCAGGAGCCCGTCGACCCCGTCGCCGGGCACATCCCGGGCGCCCGGAACGCTCCCACCTCCGGCAACGTCGGTGTCGACGGCCGGTTCCTGCCGCCCGAACTGCTCCGCGAGAGGTTCGCGCAGCTCGGCGCGACCGACGCCCTCGACGTCGGCGCCTACTGCGGCTCGGGCGTCACCGGCGCCCACGAGATCCTCGCCCTCCACCTCGCCGGCATCCCGGCCGCCCTCTACGTGGGGTCCTGGTCGAACTGGGTGGCCGACCCCGGCAACCCGATCGCCACCGGCGACGGCTGA
- a CDS encoding alkaline phosphatase family protein, with the protein MADLPSSALAALGVPDAPNVLGLPAVPRVCVLLVDGLGWEQLKAHPREAPFLNAMDGGPITAGFPATTVSSLGSLATGAPPGEHGLLGVQVAIPGTGRLMNCLRWRDDTIEPETFQPVPTAYGRAAAAGVEVAYVAHPLYRGSGLSRATARGADYLSANGLGQLVGRAELALRRGDRAYVTVYHADLDATGHQFGVGSADWRHHLGFVDLLAQRIADVLPPGSSLHVTADHGMVDPDERIDADTVPELAEGVALLGGDARARYVYSRPGAHGDVLAAWTATLGDRAWVVSREHAVESGWFGTIGPGMLERIGDVIAVPRTDLAIVASEREPWLDRMVGMHGSLVPAEQLVPLLTASRP; encoded by the coding sequence CTGGCCGATCTGCCGTCCTCCGCGCTGGCCGCGCTGGGCGTCCCGGACGCGCCGAACGTCCTGGGCCTGCCCGCCGTGCCGCGCGTCTGCGTGCTGCTGGTCGACGGCCTCGGCTGGGAGCAGCTGAAGGCACATCCCCGCGAGGCGCCCTTCCTGAACGCGATGGACGGCGGCCCGATCACGGCCGGGTTCCCGGCGACGACCGTCAGCAGCCTCGGCTCGCTGGCCACCGGCGCCCCGCCCGGCGAGCACGGTCTGCTCGGCGTGCAGGTCGCGATCCCCGGCACGGGGCGGCTGATGAACTGCCTGCGCTGGCGGGACGACACCATCGAGCCCGAGACGTTCCAGCCGGTTCCGACCGCCTACGGGCGGGCCGCCGCGGCCGGTGTCGAGGTCGCGTACGTGGCGCACCCTCTGTACCGGGGGTCCGGCCTCAGCCGCGCCACCGCGCGCGGCGCCGACTACCTGTCGGCCAACGGCCTCGGCCAGCTCGTCGGCCGCGCCGAGCTGGCCCTGCGCCGCGGCGACCGGGCCTACGTCACCGTGTACCACGCCGACCTCGACGCGACCGGCCACCAGTTCGGGGTCGGCTCCGCCGACTGGCGGCACCATCTGGGGTTCGTCGACCTCCTCGCGCAGCGGATCGCGGACGTGCTGCCGCCGGGCTCGTCCCTGCACGTGACCGCCGACCACGGCATGGTCGACCCGGACGAGCGGATCGACGCCGACACCGTCCCCGAGCTGGCGGAGGGAGTCGCGCTGCTCGGCGGGGACGCCCGCGCCCGCTACGTCTACAGCCGGCCGGGCGCCCACGGGGACGTGCTCGCCGCCTGGACGGCGACGCTGGGTGACCGGGCGTGGGTCGTCAGCCGCGAGCACGCCGTCGAGAGCGGCTGGTTCGGCACGATCGGCCCCGGGATGCTGGAACGGATCGGCGACGTGATCGCCGTCCCGCGCACCGACCTCGCGATCGTGGCGTCCGAACGGGAGCCGTGGCTGGACCGGATGGTCGGCATGCACGGCTCCCTCGTACCGGCCGAGCAACTGGTGCCGCTGCTCACCGCGTCCCGGCCCTGA
- a CDS encoding DUF5998 family protein, with product MRETRATVSGLRTAIERSGYYPALVADAVESAVGDEHVTAFVVHHEATFDPAMEVRRHVTVLVLSASRLLVCHTDEHPPGEGMTRPHASTTTEAVKLERVQSVAVTRVVPDPASYVPGVPPTEVVLTIGWGAIAHIDLEPATCGDENCEADHGYTGSVTADDLSLRVSEAADGADAVGQVLAFAEELSAATAQ from the coding sequence ATGAGGGAAACCCGAGCGACCGTCAGTGGTCTGCGCACGGCGATCGAGCGCAGCGGTTACTACCCGGCCCTGGTCGCGGACGCGGTCGAGTCGGCCGTCGGGGACGAGCACGTCACCGCCTTCGTCGTCCACCACGAGGCGACCTTCGACCCCGCGATGGAGGTGCGGAGGCACGTGACCGTGCTCGTGCTGTCGGCGAGCCGGCTGCTGGTGTGCCACACCGACGAGCACCCGCCCGGCGAGGGCATGACGCGGCCGCACGCGTCCACCACCACCGAGGCCGTCAAGCTGGAACGCGTCCAGTCGGTCGCGGTGACCCGGGTGGTCCCGGACCCGGCGTCCTACGTGCCCGGGGTGCCGCCCACCGAGGTGGTGCTGACCATCGGCTGGGGCGCCATCGCCCACATCGACCTCGAACCCGCGACGTGCGGCGACGAGAACTGCGAGGCCGACCACGGCTACACCGGCAGCGTCACGGCCGACGACCTGTCGCTGCGGGTCAGCGAGGCCGCCGACGGCGCGGACGCCGTGGGCCAGGTGCTGGCCTTCGCCGAGGAACTGTCCGCCGCGACGGCGCAGTGA
- a CDS encoding GNAT family N-acetyltransferase: MTERYPDQWEADVVLSDGGTAHLRPIRPEDADLLRTFHARLSPESIYYRFFSPRPQLSDREIEHFTTVDYDRRAALIATIAGEMVAVVRYDRLADRTETAEVAFLVEDAHQGRGLGAVLLEHIAAAARERGVRRFVASVLPDNRRMTRVFREAGYRAEQRFEEGVIELVLDLEPTDTSLEVMSAREHRAESRSIQRLLFPRSVAVIGASRAEHSVGQTVLRNLLAGDFSGPVYPVHPTAVAVAGVRAYASVLEIPDDVDLAVVAVRADAVHEVVEECAGKGVRGLVVVSSGFGEVGEEGRAAQEQLVRLARAYGMRVVGPNCLGIANTDSDVRLNATLAPTMPGRGPVGFFSQSGALGIAILQRTAERGLGLSTFVSAGNRADVSGNDLMQYWEEDPATRAVLLYLESLGNPRKFARLARRLGRHKPIVAVKSGRSTQGVPIGHAARALTLPDHAVSALFEQAGVIRVEDLTELFDVAQVLAYQPLPAGDRIAIIDNSNSLGLLAQDEAVALGLEVRPRIDLGPRADADDYEAALAGALDDDTVDAVVALFTPPTIGGYDVRVPERILRLATEGRKPIVATYLGTEGMPADLRVTGPDGMAAEGSVPSYTAPEDAVRALAYVIRYARWRRRPPGRMPVFEDVDRAKARELVAAWLGDGGPVEVAPEQAAELLACYGIGLAGGTDGVATRIVVREDPSFGALISFGIADETAELLEDRAYRLSPLADAEAAEMIRAIRTAPLLLGHRGADPVNLGALEELLLRASRLGYDLPEVARLELNPVMVGRSGVAVRAVTLTLERPLGPRPELEPRHL, encoded by the coding sequence GTGACCGAGCGTTATCCGGATCAGTGGGAGGCCGACGTCGTCCTCAGCGACGGCGGGACGGCCCATCTGCGTCCCATCCGGCCCGAGGACGCCGATCTCCTCCGCACGTTCCACGCGCGGCTGTCCCCGGAGTCGATCTACTACCGGTTCTTCTCGCCGCGCCCCCAGCTGTCGGACCGCGAGATCGAGCACTTCACCACCGTCGACTACGACCGGCGTGCCGCGCTGATCGCGACGATCGCGGGGGAGATGGTGGCGGTCGTCCGCTACGACCGGCTCGCCGACCGGACGGAGACGGCGGAGGTGGCGTTCCTGGTGGAGGACGCGCACCAGGGCCGCGGGCTCGGCGCGGTGCTGCTGGAGCACATCGCGGCGGCGGCGCGGGAGCGGGGCGTGCGCCGGTTCGTGGCGAGCGTCCTGCCCGACAACCGCCGGATGACCCGGGTGTTCCGGGAGGCGGGATACCGGGCGGAGCAGCGCTTCGAGGAGGGCGTGATCGAGCTCGTCCTCGACCTGGAGCCGACCGACACCTCGCTGGAGGTCATGTCGGCGCGCGAGCACCGGGCGGAGTCGCGCTCGATCCAGCGGCTGCTGTTCCCGCGGTCGGTGGCGGTGATCGGGGCGAGCCGGGCCGAGCACAGCGTCGGCCAGACCGTCCTGCGGAACCTGCTCGCCGGGGACTTCAGCGGGCCCGTGTACCCGGTGCACCCGACGGCGGTCGCGGTGGCCGGGGTCCGCGCGTACGCGTCCGTCCTGGAGATCCCGGACGACGTCGACCTCGCGGTCGTGGCGGTGCGGGCCGACGCCGTCCACGAGGTCGTGGAGGAGTGCGCGGGCAAGGGCGTGCGGGGACTGGTCGTCGTGTCGTCCGGCTTCGGCGAGGTAGGAGAGGAAGGACGGGCCGCCCAGGAGCAACTGGTGCGGCTGGCACGCGCCTACGGGATGCGGGTCGTCGGCCCCAACTGCCTCGGGATCGCCAACACCGACTCCGACGTGCGGCTCAACGCGACCCTGGCACCGACCATGCCGGGACGGGGCCCGGTGGGGTTCTTCTCCCAGTCCGGTGCGCTGGGCATCGCCATCTTGCAGCGGACGGCCGAACGCGGTCTCGGGCTGTCCACGTTCGTCTCCGCGGGGAACAGGGCCGACGTCTCCGGCAACGACCTGATGCAGTACTGGGAGGAGGACCCGGCGACCAGGGCCGTCCTGCTGTACCTGGAGTCGCTGGGCAATCCCCGCAAGTTCGCGCGGCTGGCGCGCAGGCTCGGCCGTCACAAGCCGATCGTGGCGGTGAAGAGCGGTCGCAGCACGCAGGGCGTCCCGATCGGGCACGCGGCGCGGGCGCTGACCCTGCCCGACCACGCGGTCAGCGCGCTGTTCGAGCAGGCCGGCGTGATCCGGGTGGAGGACCTCACGGAGCTGTTCGACGTGGCGCAGGTGCTGGCCTACCAGCCGCTCCCGGCCGGCGACCGCATCGCGATCATCGACAACTCCAACTCGCTCGGCCTGCTGGCGCAGGACGAGGCCGTCGCCCTCGGCCTGGAGGTCCGGCCCCGCATCGACCTCGGCCCCCGCGCCGACGCCGACGACTACGAGGCCGCCCTCGCCGGGGCGCTGGACGACGACACGGTCGACGCGGTCGTGGCGCTGTTCACGCCCCCGACGATCGGCGGCTACGACGTGCGCGTCCCCGAGAGGATCCTCCGGCTGGCCACCGAGGGCAGGAAACCGATCGTGGCGACCTACCTCGGCACCGAGGGCATGCCCGCCGACCTGCGCGTCACCGGCCCGGACGGGATGGCCGCGGAGGGCTCCGTGCCGTCCTACACGGCGCCCGAGGACGCCGTCCGCGCGCTGGCGTACGTGATCCGGTACGCGCGGTGGCGGCGGCGTCCCCCCGGCCGCATGCCGGTGTTCGAGGACGTGGACCGCGCCAAGGCGCGGGAGCTGGTCGCCGCGTGGCTGGGCGACGGCGGTCCCGTCGAGGTCGCGCCGGAGCAGGCGGCGGAGCTGCTGGCCTGCTACGGCATCGGGCTCGCCGGCGGGACGGACGGGGTCGCCACCCGCATCGTCGTCAGGGAGGACCCCTCGTTCGGGGCGCTGATCTCGTTCGGGATCGCCGACGAGACCGCCGAACTGCTGGAGGACCGCGCCTACCGCCTGTCGCCGCTGGCGGACGCGGAGGCCGCGGAGATGATCCGCGCGATCCGCACCGCCCCGCTGCTGCTGGGGCACCGGGGCGCCGACCCGGTCAACCTCGGGGCCCTGGAGGAACTGCTGCTGCGCGCGTCCCGCCTCGGCTACGACCTTCCGGAGGTGGCGCGGCTGGAGCTGAACCCCGTCATGGTGGGCCGGTCCGGGGTCGCGGTGCGGGCCGTGACGCTCACGCTGGAGCGCCCCCTCGGACCGCGGCCCGAGTTGGAGCCGCGCCACCTCTGA